The following are encoded in a window of Castanea sativa cultivar Marrone di Chiusa Pesio chromosome 9, ASM4071231v1 genomic DNA:
- the LOC142608974 gene encoding uncharacterized protein LOC142608974, giving the protein MNGVVEATNKNIKKILVKMIDTYMDWHEFLPFSLCAYRTIFTSTSATLYSLVYDMEAVLLVEVEVPSLRILSQTEQFNMIDEKRMTAMCHGQLYQRERAFNKTVRLGVFEEGNLVLKKHNQAIPNHKGKFSLTYKGLYVVKKAFYKGALILANMDGHDFNMPANSDAII; this is encoded by the coding sequence ATGAACGGCGTAGTagaagccaccaataagaacATAAAGAAGATCTTGGTGAAGATGATAGACACCTATATGGATTGGCACGAGTTCTTGCCATTTTCCTTGTGTGCCTATCGTACTATTTTTACTTCCACGAGTGCAACCCTATATTCCTTGGTCTACGACATGGAAGCCGTCCTTCTTGTAGAGGTAGAGGTCCCATCTCTCAGAATCTTATCACAGACAGAGCAATTTAACATGATAGATGAGAAGCGCATGACCGCAATGTGCCATGGACAGTTGTACCAACGTGAGCGAGCATTCAACAAGACAGTTAGACTCGGAGTCTTTGAAGAAGGCAACCTAGTCTTGAAAAAGCACAACCAAGCCATTCCTAATCACAAAGGAAAGTTTTCCCTAACCTACAAGGGCCTATATGTGGTGAAGAAGGCCTTCTACAAAGGAGCCTTGATTTTGGCCAACATGGATGGGCACGACTTCAATATGCCCGCCAATTCTGATGCTATCATATAG